CCACCACGTCGCCCTGCTGCACCGTCAGCGCGCTGCCGCGGCGCCGCTGTCGCTGCCAGGCTGAGAGTCACCCCCGCCGCATCCCGCAAGGAGCGACGTCAGGATTGCCAGACCGGTGACGATGCGTCGTCGCAACGTGGTCATCGCGTGTCTTCCCCTCTCGTTGAGCGCGTGCGCAGATGCCCGCTTCCGCCTGCTCTCAGTATAGGGGTTTGCGCGCGCGGGGGAACTCGTCGGAAGACCCAAAGAGTTTATCGGTCGATGGACCTATTCTTCGATGGACCCTGAGCCGTGCGGGGTCGCGTCAGCCTCCCCGCAGCCCGCTCATCGCCAGGCGACGGAGCGCGGGGCGTCGTGGCGCCGCTCGGTCACGATGCGCAGGCCATGGCTCGGGCGCAGCGTGATGTGCACGAGCATCTCGACGCGCTGCTCCGGAACCAGGCGCAATCGCCAGCGCTGCCCGATGGTGGCCAGCACGAGAATGCCTTCCATCCACGCATAGCTCTCTCCGATGCAGACGCGGCTTCCGCCGCCGAACG
This window of the Pseudomonadota bacterium genome carries:
- a CDS encoding cytochrome P450; amino-acid sequence: RPRDIVMMSQIVVHRDPRFWPDPERFDPERFTPEAEQERPRFAYFPFGGGSRVCIGESYAWMEGILVLATIGQRWRLRLVPEQRVEMLVHITLRPSHGLRIVTERRHDAPRSVAWR